A genomic window from candidate division Zixibacteria bacterium HGW-Zixibacteria-1 includes:
- a CDS encoding DNA-binding response regulator: MEQPAPARILLLEDDRNLGLVISEHLKMNGYEVVLCRNGNDGLREFRGKSFDLCLVDIMMPELDGFSFARRVREAGDETPLIFLTAKSLQEDKIEGFKIGCDDYITKPFSVQELLLRIQAVLKRTSGGNASSGRSEFDIGLYKFNSRSQLLTGPDAEFKLTSKESELLKLLCLNINQVLKRQVALKNIWGDESYFSGRSMDVFISKLRKYLKSDSNIEIVNVHGQGYKLIIHD, encoded by the coding sequence ATGGAACAGCCGGCCCCCGCTAGAATCCTTCTTCTCGAAGATGACCGTAATCTGGGTCTGGTCATAAGCGAACATCTTAAAATGAACGGCTATGAGGTTGTCTTATGCCGGAACGGCAATGACGGATTAAGGGAGTTCCGCGGTAAATCCTTTGATTTGTGCCTGGTCGATATAATGATGCCGGAGCTGGACGGCTTTTCTTTTGCCCGGCGCGTCAGAGAGGCGGGCGATGAAACCCCGCTTATTTTTCTGACCGCCAAATCGCTTCAGGAAGACAAGATTGAGGGATTCAAAATCGGCTGTGATGATTATATAACCAAGCCGTTCAGCGTGCAGGAGTTGTTACTGCGAATCCAGGCGGTGTTGAAAAGAACGAGCGGGGGTAATGCTTCATCGGGTCGATCTGAATTTGATATTGGCCTTTATAAATTCAACAGCAGGTCACAATTATTGACCGGCCCGGACGCGGAATTCAAGCTGACTTCCAAGGAGTCCGAGCTTCTCAAGCTGCTGTGCCTTAATATTAATCAGGTTCTCAAACGCCAGGTTGCCCTTAAAAATATTTGGGGAGATGAAAGTTATTTCAGCGGCAGAAGCATGGATGTCTTTATATCAAAACTCCGCAAATACCTGAAAAGCGACAGCAACATCGAGATAGTCAACGTGCATGGACAGGGCTATAAGCTGATTATCCATGATTAA
- a CDS encoding ABC transporter ATP-binding protein yields the protein MKDQNSNNVPALEAINLTKQYEDGVMALDRVSFNVKPGEIFVLLGGNGAGKTTTINLFLNFIEPTSGEAFINGFVTHREPLKAKENVAFVSENVMLYSNFTAMQNLEFFSRIGGKKQYTRSDFHDVLFRVGLAEEFHYKKLKGFSKGMRQKCGIAIAILKDAPAILLDEPTSGLDPKAGREFIELLKSLKDENKAILMSTHDIFRAKEVADVVAIMDRGRIIMQESAGDIVNKDLEQLYMQYMSGMNATRQEHGGVDVTHIN from the coding sequence ATGAAAGATCAGAATTCAAATAATGTTCCGGCTTTGGAAGCGATAAATCTTACCAAGCAGTACGAAGACGGCGTCATGGCGCTGGACCGGGTCTCGTTCAATGTCAAGCCGGGAGAGATTTTCGTCCTTCTTGGCGGGAACGGCGCCGGCAAGACAACGACCATAAATCTGTTTCTCAATTTTATCGAGCCGACTTCCGGAGAGGCCTTTATTAACGGGTTTGTAACGCATCGGGAGCCGCTGAAGGCGAAAGAGAATGTCGCCTTTGTTTCCGAAAATGTGATGCTGTATTCGAATTTTACGGCGATGCAGAACCTTGAATTCTTTTCCAGGATCGGAGGAAAAAAGCAGTACACTCGCTCGGACTTTCATGATGTTTTGTTTCGGGTCGGGCTGGCCGAAGAATTTCATTATAAAAAGCTGAAGGGTTTTTCCAAGGGCATGCGTCAGAAATGCGGCATTGCCATCGCCATTCTGAAAGATGCACCGGCGATTCTTCTTGACGAACCAACCTCGGGTCTTGATCCCAAAGCGGGGCGCGAGTTTATCGAATTGCTGAAATCACTCAAAGATGAAAATAAAGCCATTCTGATGTCGACCCATGACATTTTTCGGGCGAAAGAGGTCGCCGATGTCGTGGCTATTATGGATCGCGGCCGAATAATAATGCAGGAATCGGCCGGTGATATTGTCAATAAAGATCTGGAACAGCTTTACATGCAATATATGAGCGGGATGAATGCAACTCGGCAGGAGCACGGAGGTGTCGATGTTACGCATATTAATTGA